GGCGGCCGTCGCCCGGGACCCGGCAGCGCGGCGCACGGCTCCGGGCCCGGACGACGAGCCGCCGTCGCACGACGACACGCTCACGCTCCTGTTCCTGTGCTGCCACCCCGCGCTGACGCCCGCGTCGCAGGTCGCGCTGACCCTCCGGGCCGTCGGTGGTCTCACGACGGCCGAGATCGCGGCCGCGCACCTCGTCCCCGAGGCGACGATGGCGCAGCGGATCAGCCGCGCCAAGCGGACCGTGCGCGGCGAGCCGTTCACGCTGCCCTCGGCGGCCGAGCGGCCCGCGCGTGTGGCGGCCGTCCGGGAGGTGCTGTACCTCGTCTTCACCGAGGGGTACACCGCGTCGGGCGGGTCCGAGCTCGTGCGCGTCGACCTCACGTCGGAGGCGATCCGGCTGACGCGTCTGCTGCACGCGCTGCTGCCCGACGACGGCGAGACGACCGGCCTGCTCGCGCTCATGCTGCTCACCGACGCGCACCGCGCGGCCCGAGTCGGGGCGGACGGCATGCTCGTGCCGCTCGCCGAGCAGGACCGGTCGCGGTGGGACAGGTCGCAGATCGACGCCGGGGTGGCGCTCGTGACGGCCGCCCTCGCCGTGCACCCCGCAGGGCCGTACCTGCTGCAGGCCGCGATCGCCGCCGTGCACGCCGAGGCCGCGACGGCCGCCGACACCGACTGGCCGCAGGTCGCGGCCCTCTACCGGCTGCTCCACCATGTCGCGCCCGGCCCGATGGTGACCCTCAACCGGGCCGTGGCGGTCGCGATGGTGTCCGGCCCGCGCGCCGGGCTCGACCTGCTCCGCCCCCTCGACGACGACCCGCGCACGGCCGACCACCACCGCCTCTGGGCGGTCCGCGCCCACCTCCTGGAGCGGGCGGGCGACGTGCCGGCCGCCGTCGACGCCTACCACCGTGCCGCCCGCCTCACGACGAGCCTTCCGGAACGCCGCTACCTCGACACCCGCGCGACCCGCCTCGCCCCGCCCACTCCTCCGGACGACCCGGGCGCGACCCCGTCATGGTGACCGGTACGGGCCGCTGACCGGTCGCCATGACCGGGTCGCGCTCCGCCCCTCACGACCACGGGTCGACGACCTCGATGCCGAGGCCGCGGAAGTCCCGCACGTTGCGGGTCGGCGCGTCGCCGCCGTCGCCGCGTCGCCGCGTCGTCGAGCGCAACATCACGCGCGTCTGACCGGTCCGATGCGCGCGTGATGTTGTGCTCGGCGGCTGTCAGGAGCGGCGACCGGGGCGGACGCGGAGCACCGCTCCGTCCCGGGTGTCGCGACCGGAGGGACGCGACCGCCCACAGTGCTCCCGGGACGGAGCGGTGGATCGAGGGCGACCGGCGTCGACGGACGACGGTCGCGGACCGGGCCCGAGGGCGTCGGGCGGGTGACGGCTCGCGCAGCGCGAGCCGGGCGCGCGAGCGGGCGGGTGAGGGCTCAGCGCAGGGCGAGCTCCGGGGGGACGGGGACGGGGGTGAAGCCCGCGGCCTCGACGCGGGCCGGGTCGTGGCGCAGGCACGCGACGGTCCGGCGCGGGTCGTCGCCGGGGACCGCGGGCGCGACGAGCTCGGGCTGGACGTGCGCGCACGCGTCGAACACGAACGGGCAGCGCGCGCGGAACGGGCAGCCGGAGGGCAGCCGCGCGAGGTCCGGCGGGGAGCCGGGGATGCCGCCGAGCTCGCGGCGCGGGCCGCGCAGCGGCGGGAAGGAGTGCAGCAGCCCGTTGGAGTACGGGTGGCGAGGGCGGCGGTAGACGTCCTGCGCGGTGGCGTCCTCGACGATCTCGCCGGCGTACATGATCGCGATGCGGTCGGCGATCTCGATGAGCAGGGACACGTCGTGCGTGATGAAGATGACCGAGAACCCGAGGCGGTCGCGGAGCTGGGCGATCTGCTCGACGATCTGCCGCTGCATGACGACGTCGAGCGCCGTGGTGGGCTCGTCCATGATGAGGACCTGCGGGTCCAGGGCGAGCGCCATCGCGATCATGACGCGCTGCCGCATGCCGCCCGAGAGCTGGTGCGGGTAGGCACGCAGCCGGTCGGGCGAGATGCCGACCATGTCGAGGAGGTCGGCCGCGCGCTCCAGGGCCTCCTTCTGCGAGACGCCCGGCCGGTGCGCGCGGATCGCGTCGGCGATCTGCCGCCCGACCCGGAACACGGGGTTGAGCGAGTTCATCGCGCCCTGGAAGACGATCGCGAGGTCCTGCCAGCGGGACGCGCGGAGCTCGGCGTCGGACATCGACAGGATGTCCGCGGTCGAGCCGTCGCGGCCGTGGAACAGCACCTCGCCGCCGGTGATGAGTCCGGGCGGCGGGAGCAGCCGGGTCGCGGCGTACGCGAGCGTCGACTTGCCGCAGCCGGACTCGCCCGCCAGTCCGAGGACCTCGCCGCGGTTGAGGGTCAGCGACGCCTGGCGCAGCACGTGGACGGGGTTCTCGTCGTAGCCGTAGTCGACGGACAGGTTGCGGATCTCCAGGACGGGATCCGCCGCCGGGACCCGCCGCTCGACAGGTTGCGCGCTCACGACCGGTCCTCCTTGGCCTCGTGCACGACCGGCGTGAAGCCGATGCGCGGGCGGATGCCGCGCTTGCGCAGCGTGCGGGCGTGCAGGCCCGTCGAGCGCAGGCGCGGGTTGACGAACTCGTCGATGCCGAAGTTGATGAGCGTGAGCGCCATGCCGAGCAGGGCGATGCACAGGCCCGCGGGCACGAACCACCACCACGCGCCGCGCTGGAGCGCGAGGTTGCCCTGCGCCCAGAACAGGATGGTCCCCCAGTTCCACTCGGACACCGACGTGACGCCGATGAACGCGAGCGTGATCTGCGACAGGACCGCGAACGTCACGGTGCCGACGAACCCGGCGGCGATGATCGCCGTGAGGTTGGGCAGGATCTCCGCGAGCACGATGCGCCAGGTCCGCTCGCCGTTGGCGCGCGCGGCCTCGACGAAGTCGCGCTTGCGCAGGGACAGCGTCTGGGCGCGCAGGACGCGTGCGCCCCACGCCCAGCCGGTGACCGCGATGACGGCGGCGACGGTGAGCCCGCCCGCGGACGGGAGCTGCCCCGCGATGAGGATGATGAGGGGCAGCTGCGGGATCACCAGGAAGATGTTCGACAGCGCGGACAGCGTCTCGTCGCCCGCTCCCCCGACGAACCCCGCGGTCACGCCGATGAGGACGCCGATCACCGTCGCGAGCACGCCCGCGACGAGCCCGACGACGAGCACGCCGCGGGTCCCGACGAGCACCTGCGACAGGATGTCCTGCCCGAGGTGCGTCGTGCCGAACCAGTGCGCGCCCGACGGCGGCTGCAGGATGTCGGGGCTCACGGCGCTCGGGTCGTAGGGCGCGATCCACTCGCCGATCACGGCGAGCACCGCGAAGAACCCGAGGATCGCCAGGCCCGTGATCGCCTTGCCGTTGCGCAGGAACAGCAGCTTGCGCTTGCCCGCGACGGGTGCGGTCGCGTCGGTCGCGACGTCCTGCGTGTCGGTGAGGACCGAAGTCTCGACGGCCATGTCAGCCCTCCTGCCGGGTGCGCGGGTCGAGCGCGGCGTAGACGAAGTCCGCGACGATGTTCGCGACCAGCACGGACAGTGTGATCACGAGGAAGCAGCCCTGCATGAGCGTGTAGTCGTGGTTGGTCGTCGCGTTGTAGAGCAGGAAGCCGATGCCCGGGTAGGAGAAGACCATCTCCATGATGAGCGTCCCGCCGACGATGAAGCCGAGGGACAGGGCGAACGACGAGATCTGCGGGAGCACCGCGTTGCGGGCGGCGTAGCCGAAGATCACCGCCCGCTCCGACAGGCCCTTGGCCTGCGCGACCGTCACGTAGTCCTCCGACGAGACGGTCACCATCATGTTGCGCATGCCGAGGATCCAGCCGGCGATCGACGACACGACGATCGTGAGCGCGGGGAGCGTCCCGTAGTAGAGGACGGACCCGATGAACTCGGGCGTGAACGCGGGCACCATCGAGCGGTCGTAGGCGCCCGACGACGGGAACCAGCCGAGGTTCACCGAGAAGATCGCGATGACGACGAGCCCGAGCCAGAAGTACGGGACCGCGGAGAAGAACGTCGAGATCGGCAGCAGCGAGTCGGCCCACGTGCCGCGCCGCCAGCCGATGCCCGTGCCGAGCAGGGTCCCGACGACGAACGCGATCACCGTCGCGACGCCGACCAGGCCGACCGTCCACGGCAGCGTCTGCTGGATCATCTCCGCGACGGGCGTCGGGTAGTAGGTGAACGAGACGCCGAGGTTCCCGTGCAGCAGCAGGTTCCAGTAGTCGAGGTACTGCTGCCACACCGACTTCTGCTCGTCGAGGCCGAAGAGCGTGCGGATCGCGGCCTCGGCGGACGAGTCCAGACGGCCCTGGCTCTTCGCCATGATCGCCTTGACGGGGTCGCCGGGCATGAGTCTCGGGATGATGAAGTTGATGGTCACCGCGGCCCAGGCGGTGACGACGTAGAAGATGCCGCGGCGGACGAAGAACCTCACCGGTCGCCCTCCTTCAGTGTGTCGACGGCGACGGTCTCGACGGCGGTCTCGTCGTCGGACGCGTGCAGCAGGTCGACGTCGATCGCCGGACGCTCCCCGTACGCGTCGAGCACGTCGCCGAGCCGCGGGCTGTCGGGCCGGTCGGAGTACCCCCAGCACGCGGCCTCGCGCCTCTCGCCGACGGCGAGCAGCGGCGGCACCTCGGTGCGGCACAGGTCGACGGCGAACGGGCAGCGCGGGTTGAACCGGCACCCGGTCGGCGGGCGGACGAGCGACGGCGCCTCGCCGCGGGCACCCCGGGCGCGCGCGTCGAGGTCGTCGGGGTCGGGCGCGGACCGCACCAGCAGCTGCGTGTACGGGTGCTTCGGGTCCTGCGTCACCGACTCGGAGTCGCCGGTCTCGACGATCCGCCCGGCGTACATGACCATCGTCCGGTCGGCGAAGTACCGGGCCGACGCGATGTCGTGCGTGATGTAGAGGATCGCGATCTGCAGGCGGTCGCGCAGGTCGCGCAGCAGGTTGAGGATGCCGAGGCGGATCGACACGTCGAGCATCGAGATCGGCTCGTCGGCCAGCAGCACCTCGGGGTCCGCCGCGAGCGCGCGGGCGATCGCGACGCGCTGCCGCTGCCCGCCCGACAGCTCGTGCGGGAACTTGTCGACGTACCGCTCGACGGGGGTGAGCTGCACGCGCTCGAGCAGCGTCGTCAGGGCGTCCTCGAGGTCCGCGCCGCGGAGCTTCCCCTGGTGGATCCGGACGCTGCGGGTCAGCGTGTAGCGCACGGTGTGCACCGGGTTCAGGGACCCGAACGGGTCCTGGAAGATCATCTGGACGCGCCGCACGTAGCGGCGGAACGCGCGGCGGCTGCGCGCGGTCGCGTCGGACCCGTGCAGCAGGATCTGCCCGCTCGTCGCGGGCGTGAGCTGCGACAGCAGCCGCGCGATCGTCGACTTGCCGGAGCCGGACTCGCCGACGAGCGCGACGACGCGGCCGCGGTGCAGCGCGAGGTTCACGTCGTCGACCGCGTGCACGAGCGCGCGACGGCGGAAGGAGCCGGTCACGAAGTGCTTGCGCAGGTCGACGGCCTGCAGGACGGGGGTGTCGGGGGCGGCCTCGGACGCGGCGGGCGCGTCCGGTGAGGCGGGGAAGGTCATGGAGCTCACCTGTCGGCTGGTGGAGGGTCGACGAGGGGTGGCCCCGGGGCGACGGCGAGGAGTCCGCCGCCCCGGGGACCGGGTGGGTCAGTCCTGCGTCGGCTCCAGGTTCATGACGATCCGGGCGGCCTGCGGACCCGTCGGCTGCGGGTTCGCGTACAGGTCGTCGGCCGTCGGGAAGCCGGTGTAGTTCTTCGTCGAGTACTGCGCGACGGCCGGGCGCGACCAGATGACCAGGCCGGGCACGTCCTCGACGTACGCCTTCTGGATCGTCTCGATCGCGGTCTGCCGCGCGGCGTCGTCGGACGCACCCTTGAAGTCGGCCAGGGCCTGCGTGACGGCGTCGTTCTTGTACCGGCCGAAGTTCCACGTCGCGGTCTCGCCGAGCGGCACGTACGAGTTGCCGTCCATGAGGTTGGCGTACATGTTCCACGGGGTCGCGCCGCCGTCGGTCCAGTGCAGCGTCGCCTGGAAGTTGCCGAACGGGATGATGTCGTTGAACCAGGCGTCCTGGTTCGCGGCGTTGACCGTGGCGTCGACGCCGAGCTGCGCGGCACCCGTCTTGATGAGGTCGAGCGCGGTCAGGTAGTCGTTCCAGCCCGCGGGGTTCACGAGCTCGAACGTCACGACCTCGCCGTCCGGGTCGACGAGCTTGTCGGACCCGTTCCACGTGTAGCCGGCGTCCGTGAGGATCTGCTTCGCCTCGTCGACGTCGACCGTCAGCTCGTCGCCCTTGAACTCGGGCGCGAGGTACTGCTCGCCCGACGGCATCGGCATGCCGGTCACCGAGTCGATGACGGGCCACACGCCCGATCCCGCGAGCTCGGAGATCTGCGCCCGGTCGACGACGAGGTTGAGCGCCTTGCGGAACGCGACGTCGTTGAACGGCTTCGTCTCGTTGTTGAGGAAGAGGATGTCGGAGCCGAAGCCGCCGCCCGCGACCTGGTGGTGGTGGTCGGGGTCCTTGGCGATGAAGACGTCCTCGTAGTCCGCGATGAACGTCCAGCCCCACTGCGCCTCACCGGTCGTGAGGGCCGTCGTGAGCGCGTTGTTGTCGTTGTACGACGAGTACTGCAGCTTGGCGACCTTCGGCTCGCCGCCCCAGTAGTCGGGGTTCGGGACGAGCGTCGCGGCCTGCGGCGTCCAGGTGTCGAGCAGGTACGGGCCGGTGCCGACGGGCTCGGTGTCCGTGAACGTCGTCGGGTCCTGGTCCTTCCAGAGGTGCTCGGGGACGATGACCTGCTGCAGCAGCTTGACCTGGTTGACGTACTGGGACTCGGTGAACGTGATCGTCACCTTGCCGTCGGCGTTCTCGACCTTGTCGATCTGGTCGGGGAAGTTGTTGTTGATCGCCGGGTAGTCGATGAGCAGCTGCAGCGTGAACGCGACGTCGTCCGCCGTGAAGTCCTCGCCGTCCGACCACTTCACGCCGTCGCGCGGGGTGATCGTCGCGGCCGTGTAGTCGTCGTTCCACTCGACCGACTCCGCGAGCCATGGCTCCGGGTCCTCGAGCGGGTTCACGTCGTTGACCTGCATGAGCGACTCGTAGATCACCCACGCGTAGCCGAGCGACTTCGCCGCCGAGCCCGTCGGGATCAGCGGGCTCTGGTTCTCGTTCTGCGGGCCGTTCGGCATGCCGACCGTCAGGACGGCACCGTCACCGCCGGTGCTGTCGTCGGACGTGCCGCCGCCACCCGAGCAGGCGGTGGCGAGCAGCGCGACGGTCGCGACACCGGCCACCATCGTTGCGAGCTTGCGCGTTCTCACGAGTGCCTCCTTGCACTGACTGCTGGTTGTGGGGTCCTGCGGTGCTGCGCTGTGGGATCAGGGGGCGGTCGACGCCGGGATGTCGACGTCGACCGTGAGGCGCAGGTCGCCCGAGGAGCGACCGACGCGGAGCGTGTACGTCCCGGCCGGGGTGACCCAGCCGTGGCCTGCGGTGTCCCAGGTGCGCAGCGCGTCGGCGCGCACGTGCACCCGGGCGGTCGTGCGCTCGCCGGGGGCGGCGTGCACGACGGTGAAGCCGCCGAGCCAGCGGACCGGGCGGTCCGGGCTCGGGGCGGGGGGCTCGACGTAGACCTGGACGACCTCGCGACCGGCGCGCGGGCCGGTGTTCAGGACGGTCACGTCGAGGTCGACGCCGCCTTCGGCGGGTGTGGCGGCGACGGTGGCCGACTCGTGCTCCCACGTCGTCCACCCGAGCCCGTGCCCGAACGGCGCCGCGGGCGTCCGGCCGAGCCGCAGCCACGACCGGTACCCGACGTGGACGCCCTCGTGGTAGTCGACGACGCCGTCGACGGGGACCGCGTCGGGCACGGGCACGTCGTCCTCGTGCGCGGGCAGCGTCCACGGCAACCGGCCCGACGGCTCGGTCACGCCGGTCAGCACGTCCGCGAGCGCCTCGGGCCACTCCTGCCCGCCGAGCCAGGCCCAGACGACGCACGGCGCCTCGTCGAGCCACGGCAGCAGGACCGGTGCGCCCGCGTTGACGACGACGACCGTGTGCGGGTTCGCGGCGAGCACGGCTTTGACGAGCTGGTCCTGCGTCCCGGGCAGCGCGAGGCTCGTCCGGTCGTAGCCCTCGGACTCGATCTCCTCGTTGGTGCCGACCACGACGACCGCGAGGTCCGCCGCCTCGGCGGCCGCGACGGCGTCGGCGAGCAGCTCGTCGGGCGACGTGCCGGGCACGCGGTGCACGAGCTCGGCACGCGCGAACGACGCGTACCCGACGGGGTGCACCGCCTGGACGTGCGCGTCGACGTCGACGGTCGTCGGCTCGGTCACGTCGAGGACGAGCGTCGCGGGGACGGGCTGGTTGACCGAGGAGTCGAGGATGACCTCGGCGCCGACGGCGTGGTCGCTCGTCGAGACTGCCTGCTCGCCGATCGCGACGAGGTGCCGCCCGACGGTCCCGACGCCGACCTCGTGCCGCCCGGGCTCGTCGAGCCGGACCGTGGTGCGCAGGCGGACGGTGACCGCGTCGTCGCGCACGTCGCGCAGCCAGCCGCCCCACGTGGTGGTGGTGTGGGCGTCGAGGACAGAGCCGTCGGCGTCGAGCAGCTCGACGAGCACCCCGGCCTCCCCGTCCGGGGTCGTGCAGCGGCCCGCGAGGTCGAGCTGCGGGGGCAGCAGGCGGGACACGGCACCGGAGTGCACGTCGACGTGCGCACCGGCGAAGGCGCTGGTCAGCGCGTCGTGCGGCGTCGACGAGCGCTCGGGCCGGACGTACGCGGAGCCGCCGCCCTGGACGAACGGGCTCACCGCGTTGGGGCCGAGCAACGCGATCCGCCGGACGTCGTCGGCGGCCAGCGGGAGCGCGTGCTCCTCGTCGCGCAGCACGACCATCGACCGGCCGACGAGCGTGCGCAGCGTGCCGCGCACGTCGACGTCGGCGACCTCGGCCCGGTGCTCCCCGGACGCCTCGACGCCGTCGAGCGCACCGACCCGCTGCGCGAGCCGCAGGATGCGGAGCACCTTGTCGTCGAGGACGGCCTCGCTGACCCGTCGGGAGCGGACCGCGTCGAGCAGACCGTCGCCCCACGGTCCGTCGGGCCCGGGCATCTGCAGGTCGAGCCCGCCGTACGCGGCCTTCTCGACCGTGTTGGTCGCGACCCAGTCGGACACGACGACCCCGTCGAAGCCCCACTCGTCCTTGAGCACGCCGGTGAGCAGCGGCCGGTGCTCGAGCACGGGTGCGGCGGTCGTGCCGTCGTCGACGCCCGAGTACGCGCCCATGACGGACCACGCGCGCGCCTCGCGGACCAGCCGCTCGAAGGGCGCGAGGTAGACCTCGCGGAGCGTGCGCTCGTCGACACGGGACAGGTACGTCGTGCGCTCGGTCTCGGAGTCGTTGGCGACGAAGTGCTTGACGCACATGCCGACGCCGCGGTCCTGCGCGCCGCGCACGACGTGCACCGCGATCTCGCCCGTGAGCACGGGGTCCTCGGAGTAGCACTCGAAGTGCCGGCCGCCGACGGGCGTGCGCTGGAGGTTGACCTGCGGCGCGAGGACGAGGTCGACGCCGTGCCGACGGGCCTCGGCGGCGAACAGCGCGCCGACCTCGTCCGCGAGGTCGACGTCCCACGTCGCGGCGAGCGCGCTGGGGGCGGGGAACGACGCGGCGGTCTCGGTCGGGTCGTCGCTCACGCCGCGGACGCCCGCGGGGCCGTCGGAGACGTGCATCGCGCGCAGGCCGATGCGCTCGATCGCGGTCGTGGACCACAGGCCCGCCCCGACGACCAGACGCACCTTCTCCTCGGTCGTGAGCTGCCGGAGCAGCCCGTCGAGGTGGGCGTCGGGCCGGGTGGCCGCGGTGGTGTCGGTCGACACGGGATGTTCTCTCCGTCCGGACGTCGTCGTTGCCGTCGAGCGCAGTCAAGCACAACTTACTGACTTGTTAGTAAGTCGGTAGGTCACAGTATGGTTTCGGCCATGGACGACGCCGTCACCCCCGCGACGGGCTCACCCGAGCCCGCCAAGCGCACCCGCCGACCGCGGCAGGCCACCGCCGAGCGCCGCGCGGAGATCCTGCGCGCCGCCGCGCACACCTTCGGCTCCAAGGGCTACAAGACCGGGTCGCTCGCCGAGGTCGCCGAGCAGGTCGGGATCACGCACGCCGGCGTCCTGCACCACTTCGGGTCCAAGGAGCAGCTGCTCGTCGAGGTGCTCGAGTACCGCGACAAGGAGGACGTCCGCGACCTCGAGGGCCAGCACATCCCCGGCGGGATCGAGCTCTTCCGCCACCTCGTGCGCACCGCGCGGATGAACGCCGACCGTCGCGGCATCGTGCAGGGCTACACCGTCCTGACCGGCGAGTCCGTCACCGAGAACCACCCCGCGCGCGGCTGGGTCACCCACCGCTTCAGCGTCCTGCGCGGCGAGATCGCGGACGCGATCGTGGAGGTCGGCGGTCCCGGCGTCGACCGCGACACCGCCGAGCGCGCGGCCAGCGCGATCATCGGCGTCATGGACGGCCTGCAGGTGCAGTGGCTGCTCGACGACGCGGTCGACCTCCCCGAGGCCACGACCTTCGCGATCGAGGCGATCCTCGCCGCGGCGCTCGCGGGGACGGGCCGCCCCCACCCGCTGCGCTGACCTGCCGCGCGCCCACACGTCCGCGCTCAGGAGATTCACAGGAACGGTTCAGGGCCGGCCAAGGTCGCCCACCGACGATCGACGCATGACGACCTCGACCCTGCGCCGGCCCGACACCCTCACCCGCGCCGACGGCTCCCCCGTCCGGGCGCTCGTCGTCGACGACGAGCCCACCCTCGCCGAGCTCCTGTCCACCGCCCTGCGCTACGAGGGCTGGACCGTCGAGCACGCGCTCACCGGGCACGCCGCCGTCCGCCAGGCCAAGGCGTCGACGCCCGACGTCATCGTGCTCGACGTCATGCTCCCCGACCTCACCGGGCTCGAGGTCCTGCGCCGCATCCGCGCGAGCCACCCGAACGTCCCGGTCCTGTTCCTCACCGCCAAGGACGCCGTCGAGGACCGCATCACCGGCCTCACCGCGGGCGGCGACGACTACGTCACCAAGCCGTTCTCCCTGGAGGAGGTCGTCGCCCGGCTGCGCTCGCTGCTGCGCCGCGCCGGTGCCGTGTCCGCGCGCGACGAGGCCGTGCTCACCGTCGGCGACCTGACCCTCGACGAGGACTCGCACGAGGTCACGCGCGGCGGCGACGACATCCGCCTCACCGCGACCGAGTTCGAGCTGCTGCGCTACTTCATGCGCAACCCCCGGCGCGTGCTGTCCAAGGCCCAGATCCTCGACCGCGTCTGGCAGTACGACTTCGGCGGGCAGGCGAACATCGTCGAGCTCTACGTCTCCTACCTGCGCCGCAAGATCGACAAGGGCCGCACCCCGATGCTGCACACGCTGCGCGGCGTCGGGTACGTGCTCAAGCCCGCGTGACCGGCACCCGCCCTGACGCGGGCGGCTCGCCTGCCGGGCTCGTCGCGCGGCTGCGCGAGCGCGCGACCGGCGCGCTCCCCCGCCCGCGGTGGACGCTGCGGCGACGTCTCGTCGCGCTCGTCGTCGCGCTCGTCGCGGTTGTCGCGGTCGCCATCGGCGGCCTCACCACCATCGCGCTGCGGGGCTCGCTCGTCGCGCAGCTCGACGACGACCTCCAGGGCGCGCACAACCGCTTCATGATGTGGTCCGACGACGGTCCCGTCGGCACCGGCGCGGCATCCGGCGGCGACGTCGTCCTCCGCCGCGACCCGACGGAGGCGCCACCCGCGGGCCTGCCCGGCCAGGTGGTCGGCACCGTGAGCTTCGCCGTCGAGCCCGGCCGGACCGCCGCCGACGTGACCGTCGCCTACCTCCTCCGGTCCGGCGAGCAGCGTGTCGTCCCGACCGAGGCCGTCGCGACGCTGCTCGCGCTGCCGCACGACGGCCGGATCCGTGGCGTCGAGCTCGCCGGCGTCGGCGACTACCGCGCCCTCGTGACCACCACGCGCGACGGCGACGTCGCCGTCACCGCGATGCCGACCGCGTCCGTGACCAGCACCATCACCACCTACGTGCTGATGGTCGGCGTCGTCGCGCTGCTCGCCGTGCTCGCCGCCGCCGCGGCGGGGCTCGTCCTCGTCCGCCGCGAGCTGCGTCCCCTGACCCGCGTCGCCGCGACCGCGGCCCGCGTCTCCCGCCTCCCTCTCGACCGCGGCGAGGTCGTGCTCGCCGACCGCGTCCCCGCCGCCGACACCGACACCGCGACCGAGGTCGGGTCCGTCGGTGCCGCGCTCAACCGGCTGCTCGGGCACGTCGAGGGCGCGCTCGCCGCGCGGCACGCGTCCGAGTCGCAGGTCCGGCAGTTCGTCGCCGACGCGTCGCACGAGCTGC
The sequence above is a segment of the Cellulomonas fimi genome. Coding sequences within it:
- a CDS encoding ABC transporter permease, which translates into the protein MAVETSVLTDTQDVATDATAPVAGKRKLLFLRNGKAITGLAILGFFAVLAVIGEWIAPYDPSAVSPDILQPPSGAHWFGTTHLGQDILSQVLVGTRGVLVVGLVAGVLATVIGVLIGVTAGFVGGAGDETLSALSNIFLVIPQLPLIILIAGQLPSAGGLTVAAVIAVTGWAWGARVLRAQTLSLRKRDFVEAARANGERTWRIVLAEILPNLTAIIAAGFVGTVTFAVLSQITLAFIGVTSVSEWNWGTILFWAQGNLALQRGAWWWFVPAGLCIALLGMALTLINFGIDEFVNPRLRSTGLHARTLRKRGIRPRIGFTPVVHEAKEDRS
- a CDS encoding ABC transporter permease; amino-acid sequence: MRFFVRRGIFYVVTAWAAVTINFIIPRLMPGDPVKAIMAKSQGRLDSSAEAAIRTLFGLDEQKSVWQQYLDYWNLLLHGNLGVSFTYYPTPVAEMIQQTLPWTVGLVGVATVIAFVVGTLLGTGIGWRRGTWADSLLPISTFFSAVPYFWLGLVVIAIFSVNLGWFPSSGAYDRSMVPAFTPEFIGSVLYYGTLPALTIVVSSIAGWILGMRNMMVTVSSEDYVTVAQAKGLSERAVIFGYAARNAVLPQISSFALSLGFIVGGTLIMEMVFSYPGIGFLLYNATTNHDYTLMQGCFLVITLSVLVANIVADFVYAALDPRTRQEG
- a CDS encoding ABC transporter ATP-binding protein — translated: MSAQPVERRVPAADPVLEIRNLSVDYGYDENPVHVLRQASLTLNRGEVLGLAGESGCGKSTLAYAATRLLPPPGLITGGEVLFHGRDGSTADILSMSDAELRASRWQDLAIVFQGAMNSLNPVFRVGRQIADAIRAHRPGVSQKEALERAADLLDMVGISPDRLRAYPHQLSGGMRQRVMIAMALALDPQVLIMDEPTTALDVVMQRQIVEQIAQLRDRLGFSVIFITHDVSLLIEIADRIAIMYAGEIVEDATAQDVYRRPRHPYSNGLLHSFPPLRGPRRELGGIPGSPPDLARLPSGCPFRARCPFVFDACAHVQPELVAPAVPGDDPRRTVACLRHDPARVEAAGFTPVPVPPELALR
- a CDS encoding RNA polymerase sigma factor, whose amino-acid sequence is MRVEDVLREAGPHVLAALVRRHGQFDACEDAVQEALLAAATQWPVEGVPADPRAWLTTVARRRLTDAWRSDSARRVREAAVARDPAARRTAPGPDDEPPSHDDTLTLLFLCCHPALTPASQVALTLRAVGGLTTAEIAAAHLVPEATMAQRISRAKRTVRGEPFTLPSAAERPARVAAVREVLYLVFTEGYTASGGSELVRVDLTSEAIRLTRLLHALLPDDGETTGLLALMLLTDAHRAARVGADGMLVPLAEQDRSRWDRSQIDAGVALVTAALAVHPAGPYLLQAAIAAVHAEAATAADTDWPQVAALYRLLHHVAPGPMVTLNRAVAVAMVSGPRAGLDLLRPLDDDPRTADHHRLWAVRAHLLERAGDVPAAVDAYHRAARLTTSLPERRYLDTRATRLAPPTPPDDPGATPSW
- a CDS encoding ABC transporter ATP-binding protein — its product is MTFPASPDAPAASEAAPDTPVLQAVDLRKHFVTGSFRRRALVHAVDDVNLALHRGRVVALVGESGSGKSTIARLLSQLTPATSGQILLHGSDATARSRRAFRRYVRRVQMIFQDPFGSLNPVHTVRYTLTRSVRIHQGKLRGADLEDALTTLLERVQLTPVERYVDKFPHELSGGQRQRVAIARALAADPEVLLADEPISMLDVSIRLGILNLLRDLRDRLQIAILYITHDIASARYFADRTMVMYAGRIVETGDSESVTQDPKHPYTQLLVRSAPDPDDLDARARGARGEAPSLVRPPTGCRFNPRCPFAVDLCRTEVPPLLAVGERREAACWGYSDRPDSPRLGDVLDAYGERPAIDVDLLHASDDETAVETVAVDTLKEGDR
- a CDS encoding ABC transporter substrate-binding protein, with product MRTRKLATMVAGVATVALLATACSGGGGTSDDSTGGDGAVLTVGMPNGPQNENQSPLIPTGSAAKSLGYAWVIYESLMQVNDVNPLEDPEPWLAESVEWNDDYTAATITPRDGVKWSDGEDFTADDVAFTLQLLIDYPAINNNFPDQIDKVENADGKVTITFTESQYVNQVKLLQQVIVPEHLWKDQDPTTFTDTEPVGTGPYLLDTWTPQAATLVPNPDYWGGEPKVAKLQYSSYNDNNALTTALTTGEAQWGWTFIADYEDVFIAKDPDHHHQVAGGGFGSDILFLNNETKPFNDVAFRKALNLVVDRAQISELAGSGVWPVIDSVTGMPMPSGEQYLAPEFKGDELTVDVDEAKQILTDAGYTWNGSDKLVDPDGEVVTFELVNPAGWNDYLTALDLIKTGAAQLGVDATVNAANQDAWFNDIIPFGNFQATLHWTDGGATPWNMYANLMDGNSYVPLGETATWNFGRYKNDAVTQALADFKGASDDAARQTAIETIQKAYVEDVPGLVIWSRPAVAQYSTKNYTGFPTADDLYANPQPTGPQAARIVMNLEPTQD